A stretch of Bacillus pseudomycoides DNA encodes these proteins:
- the purH gene encoding bifunctional phosphoribosylaminoimidazolecarboxamide formyltransferase/IMP cyclohydrolase, producing the protein MKKRALVSVSNKTGVVEFVKGLLEQGIEVISTGGTKRLLEENGLQVIGISEVTGFPEIMDGRVKTLHPNIHGGLLAVRDNQTHVAQMNELGIQPIDFVVVNLYPFKETVAKPDVTFADAIENIDIGGPTMIRSAAKNHKFVSVIVDPTDYDVVLAELKENGEVTDETKRKLAAKVFRHTAAYDALISNYLTEQMGEESPETLTVTFEKNQDLRYGENPHQKATFYKAPFAATSSVAYAEQLHGKELSYNNINDADAALSIVKEFTEPAVVAVKHMNPCGVGVGTDIHEAYTRAYEADPVSIFGGIIAANREIDKATAEKLHGIFLEIIIAPSFSEEALEVLQSKKNLRLLTVNIEKAVNASKKLTSVQGGLLVQEEDTLALDEDAITVPTKREPTEQEWTDLKLAWKVVKHVKSNAIVLAKDNMTIGVGAGQMNRVGSAKIAITQAADKAQGSALASDAFFPMPDTVEEAAKAGITAIIQPGGSIRDEDSIKKADEFGITMVFTGVRHFKH; encoded by the coding sequence ATGAAAAAGCGTGCATTAGTAAGTGTTTCGAATAAAACAGGCGTTGTAGAATTTGTTAAAGGATTACTTGAACAAGGGATTGAAGTTATTTCAACAGGCGGAACGAAAAGATTATTAGAAGAAAACGGCTTACAAGTCATCGGGATTTCTGAAGTAACAGGTTTCCCAGAAATTATGGATGGACGTGTGAAAACATTACATCCAAACATCCATGGTGGTTTACTTGCAGTACGTGATAATCAAACGCATGTGGCGCAGATGAATGAATTAGGCATTCAGCCAATCGACTTTGTTGTTGTAAACTTATACCCATTTAAAGAAACAGTTGCTAAACCTGATGTGACATTTGCTGATGCAATTGAAAATATTGATATCGGTGGTCCAACAATGATTCGTTCAGCTGCGAAAAATCATAAATTTGTATCAGTAATCGTTGATCCAACAGATTATGATGTTGTACTAGCTGAGTTAAAAGAAAACGGTGAAGTTACAGACGAAACAAAACGTAAATTAGCAGCAAAAGTATTCCGCCATACAGCGGCATATGATGCATTAATTTCAAACTATTTAACTGAACAAATGGGAGAAGAAAGCCCAGAAACATTAACAGTAACATTCGAGAAAAACCAAGACTTACGTTACGGAGAAAACCCACATCAAAAAGCAACATTCTATAAAGCACCATTTGCAGCAACTTCTTCTGTTGCATATGCAGAGCAGTTACATGGAAAAGAGCTATCTTACAACAATATCAATGACGCAGATGCAGCGCTTAGCATCGTGAAAGAATTTACAGAACCAGCAGTGGTAGCAGTAAAACATATGAACCCATGCGGAGTTGGTGTTGGTACTGATATTCATGAAGCATATACACGTGCTTACGAAGCAGATCCAGTATCAATCTTTGGTGGCATTATTGCAGCGAATCGTGAAATTGATAAAGCTACAGCAGAAAAATTACATGGAATTTTCTTAGAAATTATTATTGCACCTTCCTTCTCAGAGGAAGCATTAGAAGTGTTGCAAAGTAAGAAAAACTTACGTCTTTTAACTGTAAATATTGAAAAAGCAGTAAATGCAAGTAAAAAATTAACTTCTGTACAAGGTGGCCTTCTTGTTCAAGAAGAAGATACGCTAGCGCTAGATGAAGATGCAATTACAGTTCCAACAAAACGTGAACCAACAGAGCAAGAATGGACCGATTTAAAACTAGCTTGGAAAGTTGTCAAACACGTAAAATCAAATGCAATTGTTTTAGCAAAAGATAATATGACAATTGGAGTTGGAGCTGGACAAATGAACCGCGTTGGCTCAGCGAAAATTGCTATTACACAAGCTGCTGATAAAGCACAAGGTAGTGCGCTTGCATCTGATGCATTTTTCCCAATGCCAGATACAGTAGAAGAGGCTGCTAAAGCAGGGATTACAGCAATCATTCAACCAGGCGGATCGATTCGTGATGAAGATTCTATTAAAAAAGCTGATGAATTTGGCATTACTATGGTGTTCACTGGCGTACGTCATTTCAAACATTAA
- the purD gene encoding phosphoribosylamine--glycine ligase, which yields MNVLVIGRGGREHALAWKFAQSEQVEKVYVAPGNEGMRDVAMPVDIDENNFDALVLFAKENNIGLTFVGPEIPLMNGIVDRFEAEGLRVFGPNKAAAVIEGSKAFTKELMKKYDIPTAAYETFTNYEEAVAYIQKVGAPIVIKADGLAAGKGVTVAMTLEEALQSVKEMLQDVKFGEASKKVVIEEFLDGQEFSLMAFVNGTTVYPMVIAQDHKRAFDGDKGPNTGGMGAYSPVPQIPESAVGVAIETVLHPTAQAMIKEGRSFTGILYAGLILTNEGPKVIEFNARFGDPETEVVLPRLESDLVDVCNYVLDGKELTLKWSEETVIGVVLASKGYPEVYEKGAVISGLDTLEGVIVFHAGTAMKHGDFVTNGGRVLFVACKAKDLQEAKDNVYKEIKKIESDGLFYRNDIGYRAIAKVDC from the coding sequence ATGAATGTTTTAGTAATCGGCCGTGGTGGGCGCGAGCATGCTTTAGCTTGGAAGTTTGCACAGTCTGAGCAAGTGGAAAAGGTTTATGTAGCACCAGGAAATGAAGGTATGCGAGATGTGGCAATGCCAGTTGATATTGATGAAAACAATTTTGACGCGCTTGTTCTGTTTGCGAAAGAAAATAATATAGGTTTAACATTTGTTGGTCCCGAAATTCCTCTTATGAACGGGATTGTTGATCGTTTTGAGGCAGAAGGACTTCGCGTTTTTGGTCCAAATAAGGCAGCTGCTGTAATTGAAGGAAGTAAAGCTTTTACAAAAGAGCTTATGAAAAAATACGATATTCCAACGGCGGCGTATGAAACGTTCACGAACTATGAGGAAGCGGTAGCGTATATTCAAAAGGTTGGTGCACCAATTGTTATTAAAGCGGATGGTTTAGCAGCTGGAAAAGGTGTAACAGTAGCAATGACGTTAGAAGAGGCGTTGCAATCTGTAAAGGAAATGCTGCAAGATGTAAAATTCGGTGAAGCAAGTAAAAAGGTTGTTATTGAAGAGTTTTTAGATGGACAGGAATTCTCTTTAATGGCATTCGTAAATGGAACAACTGTTTATCCAATGGTAATTGCACAAGATCATAAACGCGCTTTTGACGGTGATAAGGGGCCGAATACAGGAGGGATGGGTGCGTATTCTCCAGTACCGCAAATTCCAGAATCAGCGGTTGGAGTAGCGATTGAAACGGTTTTACATCCAACCGCTCAGGCGATGATTAAAGAAGGCCGTTCATTTACAGGTATTTTATATGCGGGGCTTATTTTAACAAACGAAGGGCCAAAAGTAATTGAATTCAATGCTCGTTTTGGTGATCCAGAAACAGAGGTTGTATTACCTCGTTTAGAAAGTGATTTAGTCGACGTATGTAATTACGTATTAGATGGGAAAGAGTTAACACTTAAGTGGTCAGAGGAGACAGTTATTGGTGTCGTACTTGCTTCAAAAGGATATCCAGAAGTATATGAAAAAGGTGCCGTTATTTCTGGATTAGATACATTAGAAGGTGTAATTGTCTTTCATGCAGGCACAGCTATGAAACATGGAGATTTTGTAACAAACGGTGGCCGTGTTTTATTTGTAGCTTGTAAAGCAAAAGATTTACAAGAAGCGAAGGATAACGTATATAAAGAAATCAAGAAAATTGAGAGTGATGGATTATTTTATCGAAATGATATCGGATACCGCGCAATTGCAAAGGTAGATTGCTAG
- a CDS encoding sigma-54-dependent Fis family transcriptional regulator translates to MSTTTAITKIIHTFSELLQIEIAYFNHEGLLVSSTEEYKKKKGERVYLPFFQKLYEHPITFVHKPGHMNMCHGCHFQKSCPSTAEIIQNMIQNERHYGYLSFVSFSKDKQQKLLDQQKDFIYWMEKLKEIITDIIHETNYSTSKIGTKLKQTEYILGSSYTLQNIKEILKNMKSSTSSIVITGETGTGKSLMAKLIHEQSMFQRGDFIEINCASIPESLFESELFGYEEGAFTGARKKGKPGYFEMADRGTLFLDEVADLPLHLQPKLLKVLQDGVVQRIGGTLPKKVNVRIIAASNQPLEKMIDSKQFRPDLYYRLNVIPIHLPPLRERKEDLKKLVPFLIEKLQTRTGKFIQTYTEEFLARLKQYQWPGNIRELENILEYSMNMEKSVQLTESSLPVLLQNNSELLSSSTKQLGALQEAEKESIIQKLHDYGYDYEGKKQAAAALGVSVRTLYRKMEKFGIYEPTR, encoded by the coding sequence TTGTCTACAACCACAGCAATCACAAAAATTATTCATACCTTTTCCGAACTCTTACAAATAGAAATAGCCTATTTCAATCATGAAGGGCTATTAGTTTCTTCAACGGAAGAATATAAAAAGAAAAAAGGAGAACGTGTCTACCTCCCCTTTTTCCAAAAACTATATGAGCATCCTATTACCTTTGTACATAAGCCAGGACATATGAATATGTGTCATGGTTGTCACTTTCAAAAGAGCTGTCCATCAACTGCAGAAATTATACAAAATATGATTCAAAATGAACGCCACTATGGCTATCTTTCATTCGTTAGTTTTTCCAAAGATAAGCAACAGAAATTACTCGATCAGCAAAAAGACTTTATCTATTGGATGGAAAAATTAAAAGAGATTATTACCGATATTATTCATGAAACGAATTATTCTACTTCCAAAATAGGGACGAAATTAAAACAAACTGAATATATCCTTGGAAGCAGTTATACATTACAAAACATAAAAGAAATCTTAAAAAATATGAAAAGTAGTACCTCCTCTATCGTTATTACAGGAGAAACAGGGACGGGGAAAAGCTTGATGGCAAAACTTATTCATGAACAAAGTATGTTCCAAAGGGGAGATTTCATTGAAATAAATTGTGCTAGTATTCCTGAATCTTTATTCGAAAGTGAACTCTTTGGCTATGAGGAAGGCGCATTTACGGGAGCAAGAAAAAAAGGAAAACCCGGCTACTTTGAAATGGCCGACCGAGGAACGCTATTTTTAGATGAAGTTGCCGATCTCCCTCTCCATTTACAACCAAAACTATTAAAAGTACTGCAAGATGGTGTTGTACAAAGAATTGGTGGAACACTTCCTAAAAAAGTGAATGTCCGAATAATTGCTGCATCAAATCAACCATTAGAAAAAATGATAGACTCTAAGCAATTCCGTCCGGATCTTTACTACAGACTCAATGTTATTCCCATCCATTTACCACCACTCCGCGAGCGGAAAGAAGACTTAAAGAAACTTGTTCCCTTCTTAATTGAAAAATTACAAACAAGAACAGGAAAATTCATTCAAACGTATACAGAGGAGTTCCTAGCAAGACTAAAACAATATCAATGGCCTGGGAACATTCGTGAACTAGAGAATATTTTAGAATATAGCATGAATATGGAGAAAAGCGTCCAATTAACTGAATCATCACTACCAGTACTTCTTCAAAATAATTCGGAGTTGCTGAGTTCATCCACAAAACAACTTGGTGCATTACAAGAGGCTGAAAAAGAAAGCATTATTCAAAAGCTTCATGACTATGGTTATGATTATGAAGGAAAAAAACAAGCCGCCGCTGCTTTAGGAGTAAGTGTGCGAACGCTATACAGAAAAATGGAGAAATTTGGAATATACGAACCAACTAGATAG
- a CDS encoding SDR family NAD(P)-dependent oxidoreductase, whose amino-acid sequence MERDYFQLKDKVAVVTGAASGIGYATATIFAEVGATVILLDIDEEKGMQAAQNLRDEGQRAEFLKCDVTSELDCKNVSEHIRKVYGSVDVLFNNAGVIRRKTVVELEEREWDSVINVSLKGVYLLSKYIIPIMAEKQGGSIINTGSGWGLKGGDKAAAYCAAKAGVVNLTKAMAIDHGPQNIRVNCICPGDTDTQLLRDEAKQLNVEEAAFLKDSAIDRPLSRIGTPRDIAKGVLFLASDLSPWVTGTELVVDGGGLA is encoded by the coding sequence ATGGAAAGAGATTATTTTCAATTAAAAGATAAAGTGGCTGTTGTAACTGGAGCGGCATCAGGAATTGGGTATGCGACTGCAACGATTTTTGCTGAAGTAGGAGCTACAGTCATTCTTTTAGATATTGATGAGGAAAAAGGTATGCAGGCTGCACAGAATTTGCGAGATGAGGGACAGCGAGCAGAGTTTTTGAAGTGCGATGTAACAAGTGAATTAGATTGCAAGAATGTCAGTGAACATATTAGGAAGGTATATGGAAGTGTAGATGTGCTGTTTAACAATGCCGGGGTTATTAGAAGAAAAACAGTTGTTGAATTAGAGGAAAGGGAATGGGATTCAGTTATTAATGTTTCATTAAAGGGTGTATATCTTTTATCTAAATATATCATTCCAATTATGGCTGAAAAACAAGGTGGAAGTATTATTAATACCGGTTCCGGATGGGGGCTAAAAGGAGGCGATAAAGCAGCGGCATATTGTGCTGCGAAGGCAGGTGTTGTGAACTTAACGAAGGCGATGGCGATTGATCATGGGCCGCAAAATATTCGAGTAAACTGCATATGCCCAGGCGATACAGATACGCAGTTACTACGTGACGAGGCGAAGCAATTGAATGTAGAAGAGGCAGCGTTTTTGAAAGATTCAGCAATAGATCGACCTCTATCAAGAATTGGTACGCCTCGTGATATTGCAAAAGGTGTTTTATTTTTGGCTAGTGATTTGTCACCTTGGGTGACAGGAACGGAACTCGTTGTTGATGGCGGAGGCTTAGCGTAA
- the gcvPA gene encoding aminomethyl-transferring glycine dehydrogenase subunit GcvPA, whose translation MTKKVHPYIPNMVPEVKEEMLKEIGAESVMELYACIPDELKLKEEMNIPKALTEYELRRHIEGILCKNTSTSEYINFLGAGCWQHFVPAVCDEVNQRSEFLTAYAGEPYEDHGRFQALFEYQSLVAELVDMDVVNVPTFDWGQAAATAIRMAARITKRTKVLVAQTVSPERMKIIQNYGSPDLEFVFVSYDVENGLLDLEDLKNKISSNVAAIYFENPSYLGFIESQGMEIAEIAKQNDALVVVGVDPISLGVLAPPSHYQADIVCGDLQPLGMHMNYSGGQAGFIATRDEEKFVNEYPSRLFGIVPTVKEGEYGFGDVAYDRTSFALREKGKESVGTQTALWGITAGVYLSLLGPNGMYELGQTIMQNSQYAVKQLNKIPGVRGSRLSSPFFKEFLVDFNETGLLVETINKRLLEKQIFGGKDISKEFPIFGQCALYCVTEVHTKEDLDLLIAALQEIVMN comes from the coding sequence ATGACGAAAAAGGTACATCCTTACATTCCAAATATGGTACCTGAGGTAAAGGAAGAGATGTTAAAAGAAATAGGCGCTGAATCCGTGATGGAATTATACGCTTGTATACCAGATGAACTAAAGTTGAAAGAGGAAATGAACATACCAAAGGCGCTTACAGAATACGAATTGCGTCGCCACATTGAAGGGATATTGTGTAAGAATACGAGTACAAGTGAATATATAAATTTTTTAGGAGCAGGTTGCTGGCAACATTTTGTACCAGCAGTTTGTGATGAAGTGAATCAACGCTCAGAATTTCTAACTGCATATGCTGGAGAACCATATGAAGATCATGGTAGATTTCAAGCATTATTTGAATATCAAAGTTTAGTCGCTGAACTTGTTGATATGGACGTTGTAAATGTACCTACATTTGATTGGGGGCAAGCAGCAGCTACAGCGATTCGGATGGCTGCCCGTATAACAAAAAGAACAAAGGTATTAGTAGCGCAAACTGTATCGCCTGAAAGAATGAAAATTATTCAAAATTATGGCTCCCCAGATCTTGAATTTGTTTTTGTTAGTTATGATGTTGAGAATGGTCTTCTAGATTTAGAAGATTTAAAGAATAAGATTTCTTCTAATGTGGCAGCCATTTATTTTGAAAATCCTTCCTATTTAGGGTTTATTGAATCACAAGGTATGGAAATTGCGGAAATTGCGAAGCAGAATGATGCACTAGTAGTAGTTGGTGTTGATCCAATTTCACTTGGAGTGTTGGCGCCACCAAGTCACTATCAAGCGGATATTGTGTGTGGTGATTTGCAACCGCTTGGTATGCATATGAACTATAGCGGAGGGCAAGCGGGATTCATTGCTACAAGAGATGAAGAAAAATTTGTGAATGAATATCCTTCACGTTTATTTGGAATTGTGCCGACAGTAAAAGAAGGAGAGTACGGATTTGGAGATGTAGCCTATGACCGGACATCTTTTGCGCTTCGTGAAAAAGGAAAAGAATCAGTTGGTACACAAACAGCGCTATGGGGGATTACAGCAGGGGTATATTTATCATTACTTGGACCAAATGGTATGTATGAATTAGGCCAAACCATTATGCAAAATAGTCAATATGCAGTAAAACAATTGAACAAAATCCCTGGAGTGAGGGGGTCAAGATTAAGCTCTCCATTTTTTAAAGAGTTTCTTGTTGATTTTAATGAGACCGGTTTATTAGTAGAAACCATAAATAAGAGATTGTTAGAAAAACAGATATTTGGAGGAAAGGATATTTCGAAAGAGTTTCCTATATTTGGTCAATGCGCTCTATATTGCGTTACAGAAGTCCATACGAAGGAAGATTTGGATCTGTTAATTGCCGCTCTTCAAGAAATTGTGATGAATTAA
- the gcvPB gene encoding aminomethyl-transferring glycine dehydrogenase subunit GcvPB — protein sequence MKKIKRDSKVRDFHQAKWNEPIIFELHQRGERGVEIPIADQTIVQEVGDGVSRIPHSMYRKERARLPEIGQARVLRHYVRLSQETLGSDFNVEIGQGTCTMKYIPKINELLVRNPKIMELHPLQDESTVQGMLEIIYKLDLCMREISGMDHFSFQPSGGTQALFAMASIVRKYHESRGKGEKRNEIITTIFSHPSQAATAAIKGFKIITLHPDKDGFPDLEKLKAVVSERTAGFVVANPEDTGIFNSKIKEFTRVVHEAGGICYYDQANANGLLGVTRAKEAGFDMCFFNLHKTFAAPHMCGGPATGALGVSKELKEYLPGPIVECDEGKYYLNHELKHSIGKVRAFHGVAQTILRAYAWIRALGPEGLKEVATTAVLNNNYMYHKVQKIRGASAPYVKGQRLEQVRYSWEEMENETGITTEDVQRRMTDFGLHYWTSHHPYIVPQPFTLEPTESYSKADLDEYIAALEQISKEAYESPEMIQNAPQNSTIHKLDEQDFLDNPKKWCITWRAYQKKVQLLELI from the coding sequence ATGAAGAAAATTAAAAGGGATAGTAAAGTTCGTGACTTTCATCAAGCGAAATGGAACGAACCAATTATTTTTGAACTTCATCAGCGAGGAGAAAGAGGAGTAGAAATTCCGATAGCAGATCAAACGATTGTGCAGGAAGTTGGAGATGGAGTTTCAAGGATTCCTCATTCTATGTATAGAAAAGAAAGAGCGAGACTTCCAGAAATCGGTCAAGCGCGTGTGTTAAGGCATTATGTGAGACTTTCGCAAGAGACATTAGGGTCAGATTTTAATGTTGAAATTGGGCAAGGGACTTGTACGATGAAATATATCCCTAAAATTAATGAATTATTAGTACGAAATCCTAAAATAATGGAATTGCATCCTCTTCAAGATGAAAGTACGGTCCAAGGGATGCTGGAGATTATATATAAATTGGATCTTTGTATGAGAGAAATCTCTGGTATGGATCATTTTTCATTTCAACCGAGTGGTGGTACGCAAGCTTTATTTGCTATGGCATCCATTGTAAGAAAATATCATGAATCTCGAGGAAAAGGGGAAAAACGGAATGAAATTATTACAACCATTTTTTCTCATCCTTCACAAGCGGCCACAGCAGCTATTAAAGGCTTTAAAATCATTACGCTTCATCCCGATAAAGATGGATTTCCTGATCTTGAAAAGTTAAAAGCTGTTGTTTCAGAAAGAACAGCAGGATTTGTTGTAGCGAATCCTGAAGATACAGGGATTTTTAATTCGAAGATTAAAGAGTTTACGAGGGTTGTTCATGAAGCTGGTGGGATTTGTTACTACGATCAAGCAAATGCAAACGGCCTTCTTGGAGTTACTCGGGCGAAAGAAGCAGGATTTGATATGTGTTTCTTTAATCTTCACAAAACATTTGCAGCTCCGCATATGTGTGGTGGGCCAGCAACAGGTGCACTTGGTGTGAGTAAAGAGTTAAAAGAGTACTTACCAGGACCAATTGTCGAGTGCGATGAGGGGAAATATTATTTAAATCATGAATTGAAACATTCTATTGGGAAAGTACGTGCTTTTCATGGAGTGGCACAAACGATTTTAAGGGCTTATGCATGGATTCGTGCTCTTGGACCAGAAGGGTTAAAAGAAGTGGCGACAACGGCTGTGCTAAACAACAATTATATGTATCATAAAGTACAAAAAATTCGTGGTGCAAGTGCACCTTATGTAAAAGGACAGCGGCTTGAACAAGTTCGTTATAGCTGGGAAGAGATGGAAAATGAAACGGGTATTACGACAGAAGATGTTCAAAGAAGAATGACGGATTTCGGCTTACATTATTGGACGAGTCACCATCCATATATCGTTCCTCAGCCGTTTACGTTGGAACCGACTGAAAGTTATTCTAAGGCAGATTTAGATGAGTATATTGCTGCCCTTGAGCAAATTTCGAAAGAGGCATATGAAAGTCCAGAAATGATTCAAAACGCTCCGCAAAATAGTACGATTCATAAATTAGATGAACAGGATTTTCTAGATAATCCGAAAAAATGGTGTATTACATGGAGAGCATATCAGAAGAAGGTACAGTTACTAGAATTGATTTGA
- a CDS encoding amino acid permease gives MDNLETKSNIGTPSTIDGKLNRGLRPRHISMIAIGTGLFVASGATISQAGPGGAFVAYLAIGCMVYFLMTSLGEMATYLPTSGSFETYGTRFVDPAFGFTLGWNYWLSWATTIPAELAAGALVMKYWLPESSDVLWGMLFWALIFLLNVLSVRGYGESEFWFAGIKVVTIILFLVIGIFMILGIFFSPAVGFHNLTIGEAPFKGGFLAIVGVFMIAGFSFQGTEMVGIASGESEDPERNVPRAIRSVFWRVLIFYVLAIAVIGIIIPYTDPSLLKSDVDHISISPFTLVFQKAGLAFAASLMNTVILTSVLSACNSSMYASTRMLWALAQEGKAPKILRKVNRRGVPTYALYANIIFGLLVFLSSFIGDGVVYIWLLNMTGLTGFLTWIGIAICHYRFRKAYVAQGRDLNELKFKAKWYPFGPLFTLVLCIIVIIGQGSEVVSGGEINWYGMLVSYISVPVFLILWLGYKFIKKTKVAPLKECDFSRDDL, from the coding sequence ATGGATAATTTAGAGACAAAATCAAATATTGGAACACCATCTACTATAGATGGAAAGTTGAATCGTGGCTTAAGGCCACGACATATATCTATGATTGCAATTGGTACGGGGTTATTTGTTGCAAGCGGTGCTACGATTAGTCAAGCTGGACCGGGAGGAGCATTTGTTGCGTACCTTGCTATTGGGTGTATGGTTTATTTTTTAATGACAAGTCTTGGTGAGATGGCAACATATCTTCCAACGTCAGGTTCATTTGAAACATACGGAACTCGGTTTGTTGATCCAGCATTTGGATTTACACTTGGTTGGAATTATTGGCTAAGTTGGGCTACAACTATTCCGGCTGAATTAGCAGCAGGTGCGTTGGTTATGAAATATTGGTTGCCAGAATCCTCGGATGTTCTATGGGGGATGCTTTTTTGGGCACTTATATTTTTATTAAATGTACTGTCTGTTAGAGGGTATGGTGAATCGGAGTTTTGGTTTGCTGGTATTAAGGTCGTTACAATTATTCTATTTTTAGTGATCGGTATTTTCATGATACTTGGTATATTCTTTAGCCCGGCAGTAGGGTTTCATAATCTTACGATAGGTGAGGCTCCCTTTAAAGGAGGATTTTTGGCTATAGTTGGTGTTTTTATGATTGCAGGTTTCTCCTTTCAAGGTACAGAGATGGTTGGTATTGCTTCTGGTGAAAGTGAGGATCCAGAGCGGAATGTTCCTCGGGCAATTCGCAGTGTTTTTTGGAGGGTGTTAATTTTTTATGTGTTGGCTATAGCCGTAATAGGGATTATTATTCCGTACACAGACCCAAGTCTTCTTAAGTCGGATGTAGATCATATTTCCATTAGTCCATTTACTTTAGTTTTTCAAAAGGCTGGCCTTGCATTTGCGGCATCATTAATGAATACTGTTATTTTAACTTCTGTGCTTTCAGCTTGCAATTCTTCTATGTATGCTTCTACTCGCATGCTTTGGGCTCTTGCGCAAGAAGGAAAAGCGCCTAAAATTTTGCGTAAGGTAAATAGAAGAGGGGTCCCGACCTATGCTTTGTATGCCAATATTATTTTTGGATTACTTGTTTTTTTATCATCGTTCATTGGCGATGGTGTTGTTTATATATGGTTGCTTAATATGACGGGGTTAACGGGATTTTTAACATGGATTGGAATCGCAATCTGTCATTATAGATTTCGTAAAGCATACGTGGCGCAAGGGAGAGACTTAAATGAACTCAAATTTAAGGCGAAATGGTATCCCTTTGGTCCGTTGTTTACGTTAGTATTATGCATCATTGTTATTATTGGACAAGGAAGTGAAGTGGTTTCTGGAGGAGAAATTAACTGGTATGGAATGCTTGTATCTTATATTAGTGTGCCAGTGTTTCTTATTCTTTGGTTAGGTTATAAGTTTATTAAAAAGACGAAGGTTGCCCCGTTAAAAGAGTGTGACTTTAGTCGAGATGATTTATGA
- a CDS encoding toxin-antitoxin system HicB family antitoxin has translation MAKKKSFPLRIDPELHAVIEKWANDEFRSVNAHIEYLLREMAKQKGKLKKEKES, from the coding sequence ATGGCTAAAAAGAAAAGTTTTCCATTACGTATTGATCCTGAATTACACGCAGTCATCGAAAAATGGGCGAATGATGAATTTCGTAGCGTTAACGCTCACATCGAGTATTTACTTCGAGAAATGGCGAAGCAAAAAGGGAAACTAAAAAAAGAAAAAGAGTCTTAA
- a CDS encoding SPFH domain-containing protein, whose translation MREKQVFYVNGFLGIVGLLILAGIGVFCLVQEIFVAAILFLILAAILATGIGIVQPNQAKVITFFGNYLGTIRDNGLFLTIPFAFRQTVSLRVENFNSKKLKVNDVDGNPIEIAAVVVYKVVDSAKAIFGVEHYDAFVEIQSETAIRHVATKYPYDNFQDNNCVTLRGNSEEISEELKRELEARLEIAGVEVLETRLTHLAYATEIAHAMLQRQQAKAVLAARKEIVEGAVKMAKDSIHMLDEEGVLDLDDERKANMVNNLLVAIVSDKGAQPVINTGSLY comes from the coding sequence ATGAGAGAAAAACAAGTATTTTACGTAAATGGCTTTTTAGGTATCGTTGGTCTTTTAATCTTAGCTGGTATCGGTGTATTTTGCCTCGTACAAGAAATATTTGTAGCAGCTATTCTGTTTCTTATTTTAGCTGCGATTCTTGCCACCGGTATTGGGATTGTCCAACCAAATCAAGCAAAAGTGATTACGTTTTTTGGGAACTATTTAGGAACAATTCGTGACAATGGCTTATTTTTAACAATTCCATTCGCATTTCGTCAGACTGTTTCTCTACGCGTTGAAAACTTTAATAGTAAAAAATTAAAGGTAAACGATGTCGATGGGAATCCAATTGAAATTGCAGCTGTCGTTGTTTATAAAGTTGTCGACTCAGCAAAAGCAATCTTCGGTGTTGAGCATTATGATGCATTCGTAGAAATTCAAAGTGAAACAGCAATCCGTCACGTCGCAACAAAATATCCGTATGATAACTTCCAAGATAATAATTGCGTCACATTACGCGGAAATTCTGAAGAAATCTCTGAGGAATTAAAACGCGAACTAGAAGCACGCTTAGAAATCGCTGGTGTAGAAGTATTAGAAACTCGCTTAACACATTTAGCCTATGCAACAGAAATTGCACATGCAATGCTTCAGCGTCAACAAGCGAAAGCTGTTTTAGCAGCACGAAAAGAGATTGTCGAAGGTGCTGTGAAAATGGCGAAAGATTCCATTCATATGTTAGATGAAGAAGGTGTACTCGATTTAGATGACGAGCGTAAAGCAAACATGGTTAACAACTTATTGGTTGCCATCGTTTCAGATAAAGGAGCACAACCAGTGATTAACACAGGAAGTCTATATTAA